In Vespula pensylvanica isolate Volc-1 chromosome 7, ASM1446617v1, whole genome shotgun sequence, the genomic window tgttatgtcttaaaaaaatattatataaattaaaaaatattttatgtaatctatacataaaatataaacaccTTTGtgaattattacattaatgataaaaaaatatggaagagATCTCACAGTAatagatgaaatatttaaaacttaatttctttttaacatacaTGTCTTAATATTACAGGATTATATTACGTTTTActtaagtattttatattgtaaactTTGTATTGTGAGTACTTAACATTGTACTCTACACTCATCTAAACTAATTGGAACAGGAACTATATTCGGTTCTGTTAATCctaaataatctaaaaatatttctgtagGATTTTTAACTATGTCTATGCTTTGACATTCagatgaatttttattgtattcaGTATGTGATTGGTTACTATATGTATTAGCATAATTTGCTATTTTTGTAAATAGCTTGTTAGATCTctcataatgaaaattattgatttttaatgaatatttatcatttgaaACATTTGTAACGTCATCATTACTTGTCGATTGTTCTGCAATATTTTCTAAGTCAAGTGCTTGTTGTGCTTGAATCTGACCTAATTGTGCAGCTTTTTTAAAGTATAAACGTGCTGTGTccaaatctaaaataaaatcaccTTTTCCTTGAGCATGAAATACTCCTAAATTATACATTGCATCAGCATGACCCTGTTCTGCTGCTTGATCATAGTAGCTTGCAGCctaaaaagttaatatttgtaaattcttttctcttctattataattatttatattttgttttcgaattaaaaatataattgctaTTTCAAACTTAATATACCTTTGTATAATCTATCAATGTTCCAAGTCCTAATTCATAACACAGACCAAGATTAAACATGCTTTCAaccgaagaaaattttatcccAGTTGAAAAATGCCTCACAGCATCATTGTAACGCTTTTCATCAAGTGCTTTTAAACCAAAATGCAATTCCTGCTCTCCCATAACTAATTTATGAACATTATTGAACTCATCTGCAGCTTCATTGAAGGCCTAAAAATACAGTAATAAATAGATTTCTAATAGGATTTAAAATACATAAGtgttttatatagttttaatatacatatcaaGATCTATTGAttgttatctctctttttttttttttttttgtattttataccTCGTTgtagaaatttaaattaaatttttcaagtttttttaaatacgatatattattccatgatatataaatattttcattcttttttattttttcaataaatttatatgtaaataaattgtcAAGAACCATGAAGgagaatatttatgaaaataggAAATAGTAGATAAAAGGGTGGAAAACTcggttttttaaatttaatttcaggaaaaaagattaataaaatgttataaaaatatataatgacataaaattttttttaacataggATAACTACACAAATAATGcagcaaatttaaaaaaatgattaatacgaatgctttattacatatatatattaaatatttatttatagctacacataaaatatatatataagtgtacacatactttttaaataacaaatgtaAGATGcgttaaatacttttttctgttttataactataattcgatatagtttatataagaaaagtatgtacataataaaagtatatatatatatatatatcttcttaatcaataatatatttcagttTGCAATGGTAAGCTTTAGAGCTCATAATGTCTTAACAGCAGCATTCTTACCTCTTCGACTGTGATAGGtccaaaagatttttcaaatttttgtttgGTTTCAATCtctttagttttttctttaccaatatatttattagtgcCATTTATGCAATTAGTAACgggtaatatattttttggatgtagatttaaaatttcattaagaaGATAAGATATGCGAGCCTGGGATAATAGCGATgtttcaaaatttaataattcatttttatctttattaaagaATCTTCTATGAAAACACAAAGACTGGCACACTACCCAACCAACTGCCAATACACTAGACTgcaaaaagcaaacaaaaaattatattacttatcacccacgcacacacacacacacacacacacacacgcgtgaTCGTACATATACGCACGAATACGTGTGTGTTTGGTAAGAACGTAATATATTTGCACGgttcaaaaataattgtttataattaatataatcttaGCATTTAAtgtacttttataatatttacttcaTACGGATATTGATCATTGATagattacgataaaataaacattgcGTTTCATTCAATATTAACGTATATTCaatttcacatatatatcgCGTATCATGTTGTCGTTACAAAAGTCaacatttgaaataattatttttaacgcagatttaattattacgatatcaatatttgaaatatctaattatctatgttatatttaaattataattttattaatgatttatatgaatataatatttaagaatttaaattaaaagaaaattgtccaCTTACCCAGCCAACTGCTTCGGTCCAATTATGTTTGGTATCCCATTTAGTACCTTCATTATTATCTTTGGCACCTTTAGATCTCGTGGATCCACAAAATCCATTCTTATATGCGGAATAACTTGCTCCGACAAATTTATGATTACatgataatgatttttttttaatttcatttttcgtatTGTTGTCTTGAATAATTTGCGAATAAATATCGGTACGACATACTCGTCGTTCTAATGTTTCACGAATGCCCCGTGTTACGAATTTCCacatgttaattaataaaaaacaattttatcgaattatatatgaaaatctaTGGGGACTTATTACCTGCGACTTGTTTGACTGATTTTACGAATATGTTGTGTTTatcgaagatgaagatgaaataactgatagaaagaaaaatacatgtTCGCCTCCTACGGCGAAAAAACGTACTACAAATTGTCTAGTTATCAACGATCGATAAAGTCACCGAGAAGTAATACGgaacttttataaattatatttcaagcattgtgaacgatatatatatatataaagtgacCAGTAATCTCAACGAAGTTCTAATTCATACCATACAATTCATGCCTTTTTGTTTCGCTTGGTTACGTTGCTTTCAACAACCTGTCGTTGTGCAGTCATATGCATGTTGGCCGCGCGTCGATGTAACGAAGctattttcgttttaaatttcGAATGACCCTGATGTACTCTGCTAGATATCTTACACGTGTTCATGTATCATATCGGAATTGGAAGTTAAAAGTAACAAGTTTTCggaaaaactttttataaattcaaaggtgagcttttttttttattcttctaacAAAGAGACTACGATAacctaaatatttttcttttaaagaaggTAAACTTTTCAATTAGAACGTAACGAGGAGTTGTATAACAATTAGATACTTTTAAAACACCTTAAgttaattatacttttatagatGGGTGAAGCACCTAAATATTACGGTAAAAGAAGGAGTATCGTTCGCAGAATTGGATCATTTTTACCTTTAAGGCCACCTCCAAAAATTTATGTAAGCGTCACACCTCTGCATTCTATGACAAGTTCCATGATTAACGAGGAAACTAGTAATGATTATGTTGATTCAAATGGTTATGGACCTGCAAGGTTGGTACGactattttaagaaattattttaaatttatagagCAAATAATATTCTTCCGACGTTTTTACAGTGGTAGGTTATTAGGTAGCAGACCGGATTTATTAGAACCAATTAGCTTTGGTTCTGAAATTCGATTACTTGCTTTAGAACAAGAATTACAAGAGCTCAGAGAGCAGATATCGGTAATAGTTAAAAGTAGTAAACAATCGCAatgtaagtattatataatatgtatctcTATTAACTTTAGTATtattacatatctacataagagatatatatatatatattttcatttgagaaaaaaaaaatgaaaaaaaaaaaaaagaaaaaaaaataaataaataaatttgcattATAGATACATCCACTGCATCTTTATCCAGCGAAAAGGATTTTAAACCTCAGCCACCTCCACCACCGCCGCTTCCGCCACCTTCAACTCCGCACATTGCAAGAAGGGCAAGTTTACAAGATCACAAAATTGAAGATCGTAAAAAAGTGCCATTAAATACACAGAAATCAATGGGTGATATATTGAAAGACATTGATAAAGTCAAGTTGAGGCCGATCGCAAggtaaataaaagtattagatTGAAATGTATGTGCATAACGATGCAGGAGTACATCGATAATGTcaaatcatataattttatgcgTTTAGATCCCCTGGAGGTCGACCATTACAAATGAAACGTGTAAATAGTCCGTGCAACGACTTGCAAGAAATTTTACGTAAACGATACATCGCAATGCAATCACCCGATAGCAGAAACTCATCTGGTAATTTAACGTTAGATGATTCTTTTTCAACTTAGTTTGTACTAATAATCGTACAGCACGCCATACAATTCGTTGCTTTGATGACAACGATCGTATGCAATCAATATGCATTTATGCAATGcaacaatttattttcgtgCTGTTAAATATTGtgaatcttttaaatttataatccaATTACTTATCTCATAACACAGttccttttaatttaaaacgaatttaaacGCGTGGCACATAAGATTTAGGTAattctatgaaatatttttcctagCGTAGTGTACAAAACGAATAGAACTCactttagaaagagagaaagagagagagaaagagagacatactTTAATAGATGATATTAAGGATTCTCTGAATTTGCCAGGGtagatttttttgttacagCAAGTAACGATAATACTTTGCTAACCAAAGAATCGAAGGGTGGAGTGCAATTCTCTCACGGAAATAGATctcgtttttaattttgacATATATTGACGAAATTTTATTCCAAATTGTAACGAATATATTAGCGCaaacacatttttatttgttgtatCTTCAATCTAAGAGATTACATGAGACGATAGaactttatattctttaatttttaattcacaTATCCGGCTAATGTATATCAAGTAATAacttaatcatttattttatcgtgccagaattatatagattattatttctgtttcCTAAACATGATTATTGTGATATTAAGATTCTTAATAGGATTTCACCgattatgaatgaaaacaaatataatgtGTACGGttccaaagaagaagaagaagtaagtGAATTATGAATCTTCGATATGAATTTCAGACATGCGATAAGTTTTATGTTCGTACCATGCGCTTTTATGTTCAATGTATACCATTTTCTTATACGCATATATTCTCGAATAACATAATactataatgataaaataatatagaccCGTTCGTAATTGGTTTGTGGAGAGACTGAATACGATCTTTAATGATATTACGAATGTACAGATGCGTTTTATACATAAagcttttattaataataaatacgaaaaaataaacgttattgttaaagaaaattatctttctctttttattattatatctcacaaaaaaattgttaaatatttcttattgattgaaatagatagaggaaaaaaaaacaataaaaaaaaaaaaaaaaaaaaaaaatgaaaccaTACAAATAATCAACAGGAAATATCATCATCTCGCaaactaattaatatttattacccCGACGTAATCagataaatcaaatattttagtaTCGTTTTCAAAATACgtattaacatatattataaatgaattagaACAGTTCTTGATCGAAAGGAATgttaatagataattatatatgtatttccgataggtaatattaatgattatgtCGACGCACGTAGTatctatatttcaatatttatttgaacttGGACGAGCGCCAATTTAATCCTAACATTGCGCGATTCCGTTCTGTTTACCTtctatcgttataataatattatattatataataaatactatatttatttataattaagcgaaaaggaaaaaaaaaaaaaaacgtgcaTAACCAATAAATAATACACCTATTTATcctgataataattaaaatgtacatacatcATTGTTGTGTGGAGGATAGGACATTGAAAAGggttattttttcatcgaccAGATGGCGCGAactgtatcttttttctttgaagaaaaagtaagaagcgTTTTTTTTCGGTactaaatttcttatattaagGCTGTTCGTCATTCGTGATTTTATAACGGTTTACGCCAAGAATGAGAACAGGCATAATTCTTGATCGATTTTGATGAACGGATCTCATTTTAAAGTTTAATCCATGACCatactttttcaaatttttcaagaagctttattttttcttcgaaaaaatcgTGTTATAAAATAgcgtttctttgaaaatagttTATGCAtgaaaataaagtttcttttttttttttaaattcctaAACTAAACTTTTGTCTTTAAAATTGTTCAAACcttgttcatcaaaatcgaTCAAGAATTACGTCCGTTCTCATAGTTTCTTATCGTCCGTTATAAAATCAAGAGTGATGAATGGCCTTAATACTAAGTAAAAAGGattggaaaagaagagaaatagagaaaaagaaaagagagagagagagagagagagagtaaaaacgagaagtaaaacataaaaagtaatttgtgaaaatacaataacaaagtttataaataatgttaattaacaatatgATATATGAATAATGGAAAATCAATAATGGAAAATCATTGATCAAAAAGATCGTTAACTATCGTCGTTTTATGaagaattattacattaatattctAAAGTGGTTAGAGTCGATGATGATTTACGGATACAAATAGAGGCCAAGGAGATCTTCGAGGGCGGTTCGATCTTCAAGACGGTTTGTCTTCTCTTCTCGACGTACTGACATTTTAATACTTTACGAAGTGAAGTTCGAGTTCTTCTCGCGTGtgcaatgaaaataataagaaataagcaaatgaaaagagaatacgaaaaaatgaacgaacgaacgaatttatagCTTAAATGTTAATACATCtctttatagagaaaaaaagtgaaacgaaaatctttcgtgagaattaatttaattaagtgttttaacatacatacgtcGATCAGTTATTTGAAATTGTGTCCTTGAATTTCTTCGACTTATTCGTATATCAAATCTTTTGGATCGACCTGGATTTTcggtaagaataaaatttatattatattttttatatccattatatatatatatatatatatttttaaatttatcttattaaattaaattattgaatatataatatatatatatatatatctatttataaaagaataattttagatatatgtaacatagtattacttttatatactttcttccatgtacgtatataatacattttacgcgcgtgtgtgtatgtaataatCAAACGTGACGCAATTGTATACTCTGATCGATCGTATctcaaaaattgtttttctctgatttataaatgatgtcaaaggaaagaaaaaaagaaaagaaaaaaaaaaaacgagtctAAAAATTGAGATACACGTGGTACGTCACTTATAGCTCGAATACGTCAAACGGattgttattttcattcgacaGGATATACTAGTAAAATACCATTATGCGACGGCAGATGTTAGTGCAGTCACTGGAATCAGATATCCCTTATCGAGTTTGTTACTTTTACCGTATTTACACTGAGGAAGATTTTTAAGTGCACTTACTATTAGATTATATTTCAAACTGAATACAGATTATAACCgagatttttgtaataatattacgattaaatttaacattttcatcttacaatacgtaataatttttttaaatccttcaTAGAAAATAAGCatgcaatatataattatatttattttatacgaaaacacatctaatcgaaattaatttttttgttttttctttttccagatCGTCATCTATTACATATTCCATTCATTGTacgataacaaaagaaaaaaaaaaaaaaaaaagataaaaaggatcgAATCGTGGGAATTATTTCGTCCATCTTGTTCTGTCGAgacgatatcgatatcgattaatttaatatcgatatcgaattaaatggATAATTGAAAATTGTCTATACGATTAGAGAAGAACGTCCTTCGATGATCCTTTATTTCGACGATGAAAGTGCATTCTGAATTTTGGTCGTTGACTATCGTACTTCCACCGGAAATCTTATCATCTTCGTTTGAGGATGCCACCGTTCCTCGGGATATCGGCTGGCCTTTCTTAAGGGTGAGTTATAACGTTACATAACACttttatctcgtttatttatttatcgataaatttgtaatagaaaatcgattatatcgtACTCGTACGACAATTTCTATTTAACATTGGCTAACTACTACGATCTCGCGTTATTATACATACTACATGAagtgtgtttatatatttttttaagtataactTCCAAGTATAAAATGTCTATAGTAATTAAAGTGCATAGATAAGAAACACAATTTTCTTCTAGTCGAATGTATATCGTAGTTGACTTTtatacctttttattttttctttttctttttttaagaaaatttttgtaaacgtttcatcagagagaaagaaattacgtAGGTCACAGTTTCGTTGAACTCGATTCACAAGCAGATACGATCGATATAGAGAGATGTATTAAATGTtgttttaacaatattatttggaCGAATGTTCGTTCTCTTCATataatctacatatatatagagtagATCGacgagagcaagagagagggagaggggagaggaagagagggggaaagagagaaggagagaggaggagggacGGTGTGACAATTATCAAATGAAAACAATTAGGTTTAACATTAGCACgattagttatttatttatcgttagatCACTtcgagtagagagaaagaacaataacaaatattatgaCTAACAAATATTATGGCTTGGTTTGTATCGTTTTACGTcgattctaattatttctataataaatatcgtataagaaaaaataccaatgtacttacgtatttgacatatacgtaaaaaaaaaaaaaaaaatcgacgagAGGTTAggtaaattcattaaatatcaCGATTGATGATACGAAAACACGAAAGATCGGTTAATGCATTCCACGTTTCCAAATTTatgtttgtttctttactttttttcttctttttatctttcgattttttgttCACAAACGAGTCACAAACAAACGTGTATATTCCATGTAAACGCGACAagctagaagaagaagaagaagaagaaaatagtagATTTAGATATGTAGAAACGCGACGCGACTGTTCTTTCGTAAAGAGTAATATATAGAAGGTGCGCTTCAGGTGCGTAAAGTTCGGATCGATACTGCAACCGACTCCCTGGCCGTGGTGAGGAGACATGCCCCTGCGAGCAACCATTGGCTGGTTGCAAGGGATCGTGCTAAAATTAAATgacgagctctctctctctctctctctctctctctctctctctctttctctctctctttctctctctttccttttgtgtctttctttctcattattttctctttctctcctttttataatttttttcttttttttttttcgttttctttttcttttgttttcttttttcatatattttattctcttgcTTTTTCGAAAATCCCAATTTCTCGTTTATTCCATTGAACCGAGTTATATCATCATTTTGACGATCCCACGAATCTCTCAATACGAGGATTATACGTATTTCAAACTAATGGAAAATCTAGTTCGAATTTActatatatcgattatcgatattcTCGTCCCATACGTGATCATCATTAAAGTTCCTAAATCTAACGGGATccaataaatttcattgtaatattatgcatgtcgaaatacatacatacatacatatatctacacgAATcgagtacgtacgtacgtacatcgaACTTTAAAACGTATTTAATCGATATGAAAGATAAGATGAAAGGACAAAGAAATCTAGGGAATCgcacattttataatatatctagaacaagagagagagagagagtaagaggtAGAGCGCGGGGAGGAGGATCGGATGgaatttacaattaaaaagtaaaagtacgGTTATtatcctatatttttttctggtgttctctctttttctcttcctctctatctacctatctatctgtctatctatctctctctctctctctctcatacacacacacacatgcacatcGATTTTCATAGAAGTAAGCAGGCGCGAAGCGTCAGGGCTGCTGATTCCGTCTCGCTGTTCGTTTCACGTAGCGGCCGTCAGAGGTCGGGCAGTTAAGTCGGCGGCGCTGTATCGTAGAGCCAATCGTAGAAGCTCTTTACCCCCTCTACTTGCTACGTTACGATCCGAGTACGATCGGGGTCGTGTGCTCTCTCGCGCGCTCGGTCGTGTGTTCATCGGCGGCGTTCGTCCCGCTTCGTCGCGCAACGAGGCCAGTGGAGGCGCAGCGGAGGGTAGAGCCGCGCACACagtcgcgcgcgcgcgcgcgcgcccgcGCACCCGCGCACCCATAAAAACAACCGTCACCTCGCAACCGGGGTGACGCGAAGAAGACGCGGAGGAGACGAGGACGTTAATAGGAGgaaaacgaagaggaggaCGCTCGCTGGCTCGCTGGCAGCTCCCTCCTTCCACCCCACGTTCCTCCCCCTACCGGTCGACGACGCACACACCATGATACCATACTCCGCGTGCTTGTCTTTTGGGAGTCGTCGCGACGCTCGCCGTTGGGTGATCCTGCACGATGAGCTTTCTCCCTACCCGGTGAGTCGGCAGCACGAGTACGCACGAGAACGCACGAGTGACCCCTCTCGTCTCCCCTATCTTTCCCCCTTCTCCTCACACTCGATTTCCCCTCGGTCCCACCCTACTCCACCCCCCACCTTTCTACCCTTTTCCAAACCCCCTCTCTTCATCGAAAGCGACACCGCAAGCGCACTATATTCTTTCACCCTTCCTCTTGCAACATCCACCCTACCACCTCCTACTGCGTACACCTCTACCCTCTACCCTATATCAAACGAAATCCGACAAAAGCGATAAATAATACTAGCACGTTCTCCTGATACTACCTACAAAGCAATTCTTTTTTACCCTTCTTTCTAAGTTCGACTATGATTAGGAACAAACGTCTGTTAACACTTGTTGCGACTAGTGGTTATCATCGACCCaactatgaatattattttcatgtattacagctatttctctttttctttctctttctctctctctctctctctttctctttttcgtatgatatatttatatattttttaaattgtccgttgaaaaagttttaataattattcaagacttttgtttttcatttgttttaaaattaatttttctcgataattgTTAGATATAAATGCGTTCGAAAGTATTAaaagtttcgttcgttttattcgcTTAATTGGTTTTATCGATCCGTTGTAGagtaaaaaatacttttatgttTAAGAGATGAAATCGAATCGTTTGGCTTGATTGTAatcgtgttttatttttcttttttataatttttattttttgttataattttttttttcttttttttaatatcgtcgatATCTGGATAGATATCGTTTGCAACTATCGGAAACCGTGCGCTGCTGTCCACTTTGCATAATCCTGTAATATACGCGCATACGTATGCGCATAGAGAGATGCAGGTTCTTACAATCGATACGCATTTTCTTACAATTCCTATCATATTGACGCGGAagtcgtattatttatttataccaGTATGTCGCTGCATCTTCCTTAGATCGTTTATCTACGTTTCATCGTATCAAAACGATTTGTCTTATCATATGCACGAACTTCGTGACATTTGTGAATCGTGATCGatgtttcaaaaaataatacgattgcaaaatttcaatatttttttcccaataatattattgatgtacaatttaaatagaaagagagagaggaatcactgatatttttattatcagattttttataaatcacttGAAAAGTTAATTACATTCGATGATCTTGCGAGTCAATCATCGGgaacaaaaattttcatattttatagaacAATATTATTGATGTAAAGTTTGACGAAAGACGAATagctttgatatttttatcattggaGTTTTAATAAACCATTTGAAAAGTTAATTACATTCGTTTATCCTTCAAGTCAATCATCGgaacaaaaaattttcatgTCGCCAATCAAAGCTTTCGTGATTAATTGACTTTCGTATTAATCCAAGGTATAACTGGGTCAGAGTAATGTCAGACTAGATAGAAAGCGGTTGgtcatttttcttcgttagaaatggtataaaacgtaaaaatcgTTATTCAATCAAGTTACGGGAAAATCTCGATTTAGCGTAATTGTTcaacgtaataattaatatcaacgtAAGGAGGGTGGAGGAATACAACATTTGTTGTCGATTAATTATACTAcgtaatgtaaaatattatactaattaCGTTCGGTGAAAGAGGGATTATAGTAATAGAAAACATTGAAAATCACGTCGGAAGTCGATTAAACGAAGCAATTTGACGTCAATTAATAGTATTTGCGGTCGTGTCGAATTAGTTTCCTCTGTTCGAAATTGCTTGTTTGACTGGCCGAGGAGAAACGGTTAACCTAACGGATTGCTTTATAATTCGTCGTTGGAATTCTAGTCATGAAatttcgaagagagaaagagaaaggagaatggGAAAACCTTTATAGCACGTTGAGAGCTTCGTTAACGAGGGTTCATTTGTCTCGTTTAGTTGTAACAATAACGTTCAAAGGAATTCGACGTAAGTAAGTAGTACTTTGATCGAGGCCAACTTTGATTCAATTTGTGCTATTTTACttcaatatttcgtttttctatagGTCATTTTAACTATTCGTAAGATAGTATCCTTTAACGTGcttttttgtaaagaaaatactctttgaaaaaggagaaaaaaaaaaagaaaaaaagatcatctATGATTGATAGATCCTTTTAACAGTCGAATGACTAAAAAAGAGccgatttaaattatttaaatagagaattatttaagtaaattaaaaagtcgattattttttatatctttcttttttttatttttctttgtatatatatatatatatatatatatatatatatatataaaagtaacaaaatttttttttaattatttttttatactctgAAACGATGTATAATCTTTGAAACAATACGTacatgtaaagaaaaaaggagagagagaaagataatagagAAGTTTATAGGGAAAATATTCTCACGGTGAGAAGgacttcgttttaatttttcccTGAAGAGCTCTTAAGGGAGTCGACCTTCTTGTACCGATGGGTCCGAGAGGTCCATCCAGAGAAAGGGGAACGATTAAAAACGAAGCTAATAAATTGGTTTAAAGTGCTTTCAAGATGGCGCCACTGATGGTACATTGTATAAGGATGGTAGAAAGAGGTAACTAGAAGAATCTTTCCGATTTTAGAAGCGTCTCGACGACGCCGTTAAGTCTTAACGAGGTGTCTTTCTTTACGGCATCTCGTTTttcacaaataatatattcatactcTATCTCTTcatgtctctttttctctctctctctctctactctttctttttcgtcgattatgcaaaacttttttctgatttttttaaCTGACTTCgtgaaatcgaacgaaaactTGTCAGATctaatttcgaaatttaattCGGTTGCtaatttattcgaatcaatattttaaataaatgtg contains:
- the LOC122630362 gene encoding uncharacterized protein LOC122630362 encodes the protein MWKFVTRGIRETLERRVCRTDIYSQIIQDNNTKNEIKKKSLSCNHKFVGASYSAYKNGFCGSTRSKGAKDNNEGTKWDTKHNWTEAVGWSSVLAVGWVVCQSLCFHRRFFNKDKNELLNFETSLLSQARISYLLNEILNLHPKNILPVTNCINGTNKYIGKEKTKEIETKQKFEKSFGPITVEEAFNEAADEFNNVHKLVMGEQELHFGLKALDEKRYNDAVRHFSTGIKFSSVESMFNLGLCYELGLGTLIDYTKAASYYDQAAEQGHADAMYNLGVFHAQGKGDFILDLDTARLYFKKAAQLGQIQAQQALDLENIAEQSTSNDDVTNVSNDKYSLKINNFHYERSNKLFTKIANYANTYSNQSHTEYNKNSSECQSIDIVKNPTEIFLDYLGLTEPNIVPVPISLDECRVQC
- the LOC122630367 gene encoding mitochondrial fission regulator 2-like; the protein is MGEAPKYYGKRRSIVRRIGSFLPLRPPPKIYVSVTPLHSMTSSMINEETSNDYVDSNGYGPASGRLLGSRPDLLEPISFGSEIRLLALEQELQELREQISVIVKSSKQSQYTSTASLSSEKDFKPQPPPPPPLPPPSTPHIARRASLQDHKIEDRKKVPLNTQKSMGDILKDIDKVKLRPIARSPGGRPLQMKRVNSPCNDLQEILRKRYIAMQSPDSRNSSGNLTLDDSFST